Within Populus trichocarpa isolate Nisqually-1 chromosome 6, P.trichocarpa_v4.1, whole genome shotgun sequence, the genomic segment TATGTTATTTAACTCATCATCATACTAGAGGTGTTTAAGATGTTTTTCTCGGGTATACAACCCtggttttatatatttatttattcatttagtGAGCGTGTGTGCATGCATGCGCCATTGTGCACATGCATATGCTTGCTATTTTTCCTTGCTAATATTGGAGACAATATGTGGTTTTTGACCTTTCTTTAGTACCTGAACTTGTTTTTTCTCTACCTGTTATTTTAAGCAAAAGCAATCTCATTGGTTAATTAATTCATAGATCTTTTATATTCATAACAAACTCATTCATGAATGAAACCACccttttgttttggtatttctgttctacttttcattcattttgtttttatgcagaGGCTGTTCCAAAGAAGATTCTCGATTTGATGAATGTTGAAAAGCTTACAAGAGAAAATGTGGCAAGCCATCTCCAGGCATATATTCTATCCTCTCCtggtttaattgaaattgaataattattttcatccgGGAAACTAACTACACTGTCCTGGATGCAGAAATATAGGCTTTACCTTAAAAGGATCAGCACTGTGGCAAACCAGCAAGCTAATATGGTGGCAGCTTTAGGTAGTTCAGATGCATCATATCTGCAAATGAATTCTATGAATGGTATGGGATTGCACAACTTGGCTGGATCTGGGCAGTTTCACAACACCCCTTTCAGATCTCTCCCTTCTAGTGGAATGCTTAGTAGGTTGAATTCTCCTGCTGTTCTGGGCATTCGTGGTCTTCCTTCTCCTGGAGTGATTCGATTAGGTCATGTACAGAGTGCACCGCACTCAGCTAATGGTTTAAGTCACTTCCAACCAGTTGGACACCCTGGAAATAATGGGAACATACTTCAGGGGATGCCAATGTCATTGGAACTTGATCAAATACAATCAAACAAGGGTGTCAACTATGTTAGGGAACTTCCTACTCATCTTGATGATACAGCCAGTTTCCCTGTATCCAGTGGTTCCACAGATATGAAAATAATTGCTGGGAGCTCAAACAGCCCTTTTGTTGGTGTTTCAGGCAAACCTTTGATGCTGGAAGGACATGGTCAAGGGCTCCAAGATGGCCAAAAATTTGGAAATCAATCTTCTCTCGCAGCAGGTTCCTTAGATCCAGGATATTCTTCCCATTTCCCGGATCATGGTAGATGTAATGACAACTGGTCCAATGCTGTTCAGTCAAATGGGGTCCAATCAAGTTCTTTTACCTTAAATGACTGTTTTAAGCAATCTACTCTGCATCCCAGTTCCATCAGAGACAGCATGTCAACAATGGCCTTGCAAAGTAGGAATAATCACTGTGATGTTTCTTCTATCTCTACTCTACCCATTCATTTACAGGACTCCAAAGCAGATCTACAATGCCAAGTGGCTACCATGAGCAGTGATGCTGGACAAATAATCAATAATGGCCAGCTAGGGTGGGATGACCATAGACAGGATGATCCTTACCACGCAAATGGCATATCTAACTCAATAAACTCTGCAATTCCTATTAATGGTAATGGGAGTCTCGTTGGCCAGAGTTTGGATccaaataacatgatttttcagAGAACAAGAAGCTTCAGTTCAGCAGGACAGTCAAATTTTGTTGACACCTCACTGATGAAGCATAATGAGGTTGAAAGTTCAGCAATGGAAACATTAGTGAGGTCAAAGGATGGGTATTTGCTAGGTCAACAGAAGCAGCAGGACAGCTATGTTTCGAATAATTTTGGCTCCTTGGAGGATTTGGTGAGTGTAATGGTGAAACAGGCAAGTCCCCCATATCCCTGTCTATTCCTATGGAGATGCCTTTGTTTTTCCTGTCGTATATTGCATATAAAATTTGCATGATATTCTGAGCCTTAACCATCAAATAAGAGAATCTTCTAGGCaaacaaagtttttattttcctctatTATCATTTGGCTCTCACTCAAGCAGCACTACCCTTATATCCATGTTTTTTTGTATCTAACTGTTTCTTCTGATTATCAAATATATGTTTCAACTGTAACATGGTTTAAAAATGGCGTTCCCAATAAGAACCTGCAAGTTGATGCCagttcttgtttttgttctgAATGAGTTTCTTATCACGTCATCTTTGAATCTGTttgtttattatgtttttcatgcCCTATGAGGCCAAACATTCTTGGTTAGGAGAATAGGCTGGATGCTTGTCTGTTTCTCTGTGTACCGGATATATCTTGTTGATAAGGAGAATAGTTTGGATGTTTGCCTGTAATGCTGCAAACAAATCCCCATTTCTTACCCCGAGAATTTTGAGCCGAAAATTCTAGCAGTTTTCATCCTTCACCACATTTAAGTCATTAGGATAAATGTTTTGCTGTCTGGGATCTCCATGTCATTGTTTTCTTACTCAATGAATCATTTTCGATTTACATCCCTTATCAGTATTTTGCTGTGTTCACTATCTCTTCATCAACTCTAGCCCTGGCATTTAATAACAAGGATTCAATGATGCAGGAACAAGACAAGGTGAAGTTACCAGAAGGAGACTTTGGATGTGGTGGTTATTCTCTTAGGACATGCATATAAAGCAGATTTATGCTGCCAAAGCCCACAAGAGAAAAGGATCTGCGGAAGCGTTACACTTCATGCAGATTGAGTTATTCCTAGTGTAATTGGTACTCCATTTATCTATGTATTCCACTTGTTTTCTTTAGAGAACTGTATGTTAATTGCAGTAGTTGTTTTGTTCTCATATTCAGTagagtaaattttttttctttttatctagtTGATTAAGCAAAGCATTGTAATCTAATAACAATTCCTAGAACTTCTTTGAATTGAACTAGGAAAATGCCTCGTTCCTGGGCCCTGAAGAACAAGTGTTTTCTGCACTATTGATGGCATTGAGATTATCACATGACCCCACACTGAAGAAAAGAGCCACTATTCCAACCAAGAAAAGTGCCCCCGCTGTTATTATTGACTAGAAATGGTTCTTGATTGTCTCTTACCAAACAACAGTTCCACATATGTTACTTGTATGTATTTGAGAAAACTATGTCTAGAACACATCATTGTGACCTGTCATTACCATGATAATCAGTAATCATTTCCTCATAATCTTTTCAGATACCTCCTAGATCTCACCCCCActccaaagaaaaaagaaagctacTAAAGATAGAAAGGTCAATGCCTCAGGTTTATTGTAGATTCATGAGAAGGTAATGAGAAAAGGCATCCAGGGCTTGTGGAAGCAGGCCAACCCTCACATCAATGCCTGCAGAGCCATTTGGATTCTGCATCAAGTATGCAACCTGAGGGATTGGAGTAACCAATGGAGAAGCATAGGCTGCATCGCCATGTAGAAAATCAACCTTGTGGAAGGGCATACTTGTCCAATCAGAAACTATAGTTTACTCCTTAGGAGGTAGAGTGCCTTGTGGCCCATCAAGTGCTTCCATATATGCAGTCACATAGTCACTGTTGACAGTTCGTAGCTTCTTTTATCTTCTCTATTATAGCTTCATGGCTTCCTTCCTCTAATTCTCCGGCTGTTAAAGCAACAGAAATTAGTAAATAAGCATTGCCACTGTAACCTTTAGACAGTGGAGGCATCATCTTGTTCCTTATGTCCATGGCAAATTGCAAACACTCCATTCTTTCCTTCCTCACTCCTAAAGCCTTGGTCCTTACTAAATTATTAGATGTTGACAATAGTCAGTGCAACCCAGCACAAGGTTCACAAAACAACTTAGAAAACACCAAATACAGGCCCAGCATTTGCTGTATAGCTTATGATCAGAAAcatgtaattttcaaatttcaaagtaACCCAAGGACCCCCCTCTCTTTGCATGAGTCCATCTCCCCAAAGGAAACTATATCAGCTATCCTAAGGCCAactatttatgataaatttttctagttttcctaGCTGGTCATCTAGCTGAAAGTCTTGCTGATGATTTGgggagaaaaaatataaagaaatatatagCTTGTAATTACATTAAGCAACAACTAACCTAATGCTTAATGAAAGAAACATTAAGAAGAAGACTtactatacatatatatataaaagctaaTTGAAGCGACAAATAACTgacacaaacaaattaaaaagaaaactataatTATTGCATGACTTGATCCATGCGAACAATATTCGTGCTTAGGCCCTTTCATTATTAGTTGTCCCGACATCTGGTCATGTACAATACAACCACTATTAAAAAAGTGTACATCACAGTTATTGTCCACAAACTGACCTACAGAAGCTAAATTTATAGCGAGCTAAGGTGAGACAAAAACATCCTTTAAAAAGAAGGTACATCACCAACAGCCACAATGAGAAGAGCACTACCATTAGCTATTTGAATATGTGAGGATCCACAATATTCTCGAATATTACTTAAGCCACACATAGAGTTTGTTATATGATTGGAAGCACTTGAATCAAAGATCCAAGAAAAAGCTGAAGAATCAGTACCTTGAAGACCAAGTGTGGAGAAAGCACTCACAATCATTTCTTGCATCATCTCTCGGGTTAGTAGATTTGATGGAGGTTGTGAGataggtgagccaacaagagtATGTGAAACAAGGGAACCAACAGTAGTAACAACAGTGTAATAAGCTTTGTTGGAGCGTGGAGGAGGACGAAATTGATCTCCAATTGAAATGCCCAAGCAGCATAATTTTTGCCAGTAAATCTGACACATATTATCTGACTTCTTCATAAAGCTATGACTGAGAAAACTAAGACTTAAGAATTCTATGAgaaaagctctgataccataacaAAATGGTTTAACTTGCCTCCCATCTGAGACTAGTCTTTCATTATATAGGAAAAGTTATCTTGTACACAGTAATTACAAAGAGCAATTCTAAGGAGCTATATATGATAAGCTAAATCTAGAGAGCTATTAATGTAACATTTACAGCCTAGATTTCCTATTTATAAGGTAAATTTCCTATTTATATCTAGTATTTACAACCTAGATTTTAATAAGTACAAATAGTTGTATGCTTGATTTCAACCTTTTTATTGACAATCAAGTCACCTTGAACCAATCTCTCAAACTCATATGCTCCGGTATCTCTCATATTTTCAGACAAAAAACGCTCCAAAAACCTCTAAGAAAACCCCTTCCACTCCATCGATGGAGAATTAGTTGCCTTTTCACTTCTCTTAAACTTATACCAGTTCACAGTCACCCCACCTTTTAACCTGAAGGATGCTAAAGTCACTGTATGATAATTCGTGCATCTCGTGGCATCACACATATGCCACACTGCATCCAGAAATTATTGGAAGAGGTGCCAGCTTAAAAGACTCTAACAAATGCACTTTCACTCCATGCATAGTATAGGAAGTCGAAGAGGCATTCTTATCCTTCTTTTTCATTCTCTCAGCTAAAAGATTAGCTAGGGTTTGCATGGTATGTCCAATCATATGTAAAGCACTCTCAGCATGAGACACCCTTTTGTTGGATTTCTCCTCGTAGTCTTGACCAACTTCCAAACTATTAGCTCCCTTAGACTTATCATCCTCCTGAACTTTCGTCTCCATAGGCTAAGGTGAAGAGGTTTTACCCCCCCTCTTCACCTCTCATTCCTAAGTTGAACAATAAGAATGTCCTCTTGATCATTACTGACACGGTCAATATTAACTACACATCTTACCCTCagtattttcttaaaagaatgCATGTATGACAACACAATGATAAAAAGAGTTCAAATAAGACATATTATACACAagattgaagaatttaaagaggAATGACAACAAGACAAGATGGTTCCTAAGCTCCATATATTACAGGGGTTTTAACAAAatttggctctgataccactctTGTCACGACCCAAATCCCAAGTCCATGACCAGCAATGCAAGAGTGGTGTCGTAAAGACACCCTACCTACACTAAGTCTCAGAACAtacatatcataaaaaaattatataaagatttTGCAGCATTTCAAtatctttcaaaatattatattcttcaaaaccaataaaatcaaataacactttaaaaattcTCATCATCAGATAAAgcagaaaaaaaacccataagacatcatcaaaatccaaacttaattaaaataatatagtgaTGGAGCGTCTAAGACAtcaaatcaaaaactaaaaggaaagttTCGCGGAACAAACAAGACATACCAACTAAAACTGAAGAAGTAGGAACACTTAACAAAGTTCACTTGCTAACAAAAACTAAgatcctaaaataatattaaaaatgaaacccaaaggtgaccagatgacacTCAAATGTGACCACTGTGGGAGGATTAATCGTCATAGGCTGATGTCTCTCTTACCGGCTAGGTATACAAAATATTATGTACACATAGATTAACTACTCTTTGTTAGCATTGTGTTACTGGTAAGTATATCGATATCAAGATGTAATCatattataatgaattttaGTAGATACtcgcatattaaagattatctcaCTCActcgaaaaacaaaaaaaaaagataaaaaatgcaGAACTGGAGACTATTGAAGATAGTTAGGAGAAACGTCAGCAGAACCTATAACATATAcggaaaacactaaaaaacaactcCAAGCAAAGTAACATAAACGATTTAAAACTCTAAGTTTAGAGGCCAAAGATAATTATAAAGCCAAATTGAATCACCCGATTGATCCCGAAAATAACTCGAACTGATCGAACCTAATAAACCCGATAAAAATCTATTGTTGGGTCAAATGGTCGACTGAAATGTCCAACCAATCGACCTTCATAACAAGCCAATCTACAGCAACTTGTCAACCAGTCAGCCGGTTCAGCCAATCAGTCGACTAGTTGATCGAGATTTCTAGAATCTTGATATGCTAGTCCTCAAATCCACAAATCCCCAAAAATAAGCATTATGTTATTCAAAAACCCATAATCCAAACAACGATTTTGAACAAGACTAACActctaaaacattaattaaatctcttaaatcatttcatcatcaaatcaaaataaaaaccctaaactcttCTTCATCCTTTCACAAACAATGTCTTAATCGAAAATAACAGTTGAAGGAATCACTTATTTGTTTCTTCAAACCttcttaaacaaaaaacttaAGCTAAAATTGAAATCCTTAGTATTTTGAGAGAAAGTTATGGtaagggagaaaaaaagagagagaaacaattTTCCGGCAACTCTTTTCTTTAAATGCCTAGGTTAGTTGGGTTGGATTTGAGATGAACTTTAGGCTTGGGTTTGATTGACCCAAAATATGATCTTACACTTATCATGTCTTTGGTTCTTATTTACCACCTGTGCTAGTATTCATAGGTTAAACCATGCTtatataatatgttttgtaGCTCTCCATGAATCTTTTTAGTTGATGGTGTatcatttttttagtgaaatGGCACCTTGTATAAAAATTGTTAGTCCTTAAATCAAAAGTAGTGAAATTAGCATTCTAAGcacagttattaaacccgatctGGTTTAGCAGGGTAACTTAGAAAATTTACGATCTAGAACCTTTCGAgttcaaatttcaatttgaatcGAGAAAACATTAACTTGACCAAACTTAATTAACCTAAAGGTTGACTCATGACCCTACTAAACTTGTCTTAGTGAacatcaagaattttttttaaagaatgaaacaatgctgttttgataaaaaaaaacaaattaacacaaGTTGATCCATGACCTACGAGATTAACCCAACAACCTAGTAACCCGGTTCTTTTCTAAGTCATACCTCAGGCCGACAACTATGATTGAAATAGCTTTTCACTTGAAGTAGGTGTTAGTACTTAATGCTGAAATTGCAAAAGTAGAAAAGACATTGGCATTTGATAAACCTTTCTATAATGTAATGATGCACCGCTCCCACCTTATTCTGAGTCTCGCTCCTAGGAATGGCATTTCATAAACCTTTCCGGTTGTGTACTGGGAATAATTGCAGAGAATCGTTCGGTAACACTAGCACTTCTTCCTATGACCATCGCACGAAACTCTTTCATTCATCAAAGTTTAAGTTGATATCAGATGATCATCCCAAGAAACTCCGAACTTGTTCGCGTTTCGCTCCTGGCCAATGGCTTCCTTTCCGGTTATGTTCTGGGAATAATTGCACGAAATCATATGATAAACACTTCTTCCTATTTCTCAATGATATCAGACGATTATCCCACAAAAccctttcatttcatacatgtttAAGTTGATTATTTACTCTTTCTTTTGCTATACTGCTCTTGTCAAAGAAGACATTTGCGATCCTTCTTCCTAGCCTCTGTGAAAGAAGGTACTGCTTTAATAGTAAAGGTGATCTCCTTCAAAGATTGGAACTTAACTAGCTGGGAGAAATCTGATTCGAGTTACACTCCTTGCCTAGCTCCTTGAAGCAGAATGAAACCCagctattaattaataaaaggcGTTCCTAAGCCCCATAGATGAAAAAACATTACCTTTCATCACCTTGGAGTCAGTTGAAGCTGTGGGAAAGTAGTAGGCATAAGCAATGACaatgatattaaatttatcGAGCAGGCAACTGAAATCTAGTGGAAATATAAGCTGCATTGTTAGCCAATGAAGTGCATAAAATCTCAAGCAATACCAAGATTTgctaaatattaagaaatactTGATGATTTTTGTAAAAGAACTGCACGATTTGAAAAGAGTACTTGAAGAGTACAGTTTAACTCTTACTTATTTTTGGCTAAAGCCTGTAAAACTAGTTTGTTAGctaaaaagaacatgaaaaggTTACAGGTATTCCATTTGTATGTATCAATCTAAAACGATCACCCCCGAATTTGATTTCTCTGTGGTTTCATTTTCATTTGATACAGCATCAGTGTTGGTGTCAGTACCATTACTTGTATCGACCATTTGCACATCCTTTTCAGATGTCCCTGGTGAACACATAGGTTCTTTTGGAGGCGTAACTGGGTCTGCAGAATGTGGAGCTTCTTCATCCGAAGATGCAATGGTTTCTTCCAATTTTGGCTCTGTCGTTGCCTCTTTCATTTCAACATCTTCCACAGCAGCAGCATTGTCGTTATTCTCCTTCTGTTGGTCAGATGGTGAATGAAGTTTAGCCTGATTGCTCTGTGATTCAGCTTGCACATGTTTGTTCGGTCCCAGAGTACCTTGTTCCGAAGTAGATTTTTGTTGTAAAGGAGAGAGAATTTGATTCATCTGTTCAAAAATCATCTCTAATGGCTGAAGGCCCTGTCTCAACTTGAGACTTGCAGGGTGGTTGGTTAAGGATATCTGAATTGTTTCATGAACATTTTGCTCCAACACCGTGCACATCTGCCAGGAGAATCAGAAAAGACAATGTGTTAATCCTCACATGGCTTTGGCTCAACCACTACCACTAGTGCGTGAATTGTGTCCAATTTCCATCTCAAGTGTTTCCTATCTGGTACATGATACAAATCCCATCCATTGAACATAACATGGAGAATCCAAATGAATTAGCAGGAAGATTTACCTTGTTATAATGCTCAGCCAATGCCAATCTATCAGGATTGTCATCACAAGCAGCTGCTGAAATTTCTTCTGATCCTGCATAGAAAGATTATTGGTCATCCATGAAATTGTTGATAATTAATCAAACCGATGTCACCTATAATCTGATTCAAATGTTGATAATTAATCAGGATATGTTTATATAATATCATTCAAATGTCTGCCACTCCATCCTGTAATAATAGTAAATTAATAATGAACTTCCCTTCAGAAatctctcaatttctttttcagcAATCTCAAATTTGGTAATCTGAAGagcaataatttataaacaaacatGAACTTACCAATTGGTTCCATCTGAGGCAACTGGTCAATCATTTGAGCATTGATCTCTATGGAGCCTAAACTTGAGCTGTCAGCAGCCTTTGTTTCACCATCAGCCTCTTCACTTGTAATCTCATTTGGTTTTATATCACCACCCTGTGAGCATAAACAAGGGGGGTAAAGGAACTTGTGGGTCTAGAATCAATTCAAGTATCATATCAATACAAGCACCGAATACACACTTCTACTGTTCTATAAGCTCTTCCTCATGAACTGCTATAAAATAGAGAATATCTTGTGTTCTGTACCAAGAGTGCAAGGATATTGACTGGCTCTAGAAATATAAGGCTGTGTGGATTAAGCCACAGAATTTCCATATCTCAGTCAAAATCATTTAACAGAAAGAGCAAGCTGTCAAcggaaaagaaagaggaagactCATGTGTCATTAATACTGTTGCAACGTGTTGCACAATCAATTGACAAAATAACTGCCTAAATCTAATTGGTAACAGTGGATAAGGAATACCCAGCAATGGTCCTCCTTGAAACCAAACTCTCGCTGGAGTTAAGATGTTCTAGCTTACAACTTAGCTATTCTTTTTCCTAGTATATGAAATATTGCAATTTAAATTAGATTTCCTAAAAAATTGATTGCATCCAAAATTTTGGTCCTTTGAATTTAAAGCTAtctgaaaatgcaaaaatagtCAATGTAcaggaaacaaagaaaatcaaaatcacttACAAAGTAAATTTTCTGGTACTCCGCATTGAGTCCTCTCTCTAAAAGCAGCACTCTTTTCTTAATGAACTCTACCTGTCGTCTCTGCATATCtctaaaatgaaataatatagaTGAATCTCGATATGACAGTGCTGGGTTTGCAGCATCAATTGTCCCCT encodes:
- the LOC7489144 gene encoding two-component response regulator ARR12 isoform X2, whose amino-acid sequence is MTVEQGIGDSNIDQFPIGMRVLAVDDDPTCLLLLETLLRRCQYTVTTTSQAITALSMLRENKNKFDLVISDVHMPDMDGFKLLELVGLEMDLPVIMLSANGDPKLVMKGITHGACDYLLKPVRIEELKNIWQHVIRRRKYDNKDRNSSDNRDKPNQGSSEAIPDQKLNKKRKDQNEDEDEDRDENEHENEDPATQKKPRVVWSVELHRKFVAAVNQLGIDKAVPKKILDLMNVEKLTRENVASHLQKYRLYLKRISTVANQQANMVAALGSSDASYLQMNSMNGMGLHNLAGSGQFHNTPFRSLPSSGMLSRLNSPAVLGIRGLPSPGVIRLGHVQSAPHSANGLSHFQPVGHPGNNGNILQGMPMSLELDQIQSNKGVNYVRELPTHLDDTASFPVSSGSTDMKIIAGSSNSPFVGVSGKPLMLEGHGQGLQDGQKFGNQSSLAAGSLDPGYSSHFPDHGRCNDNWSNAVQSNGVQSSSFTLNDCFKQSTLHPSSIRDSMSTMALQSRNNHCDVSSISTLPIHLQDSKADLQCQVATMSSDAGQIINNGQLGWDDHRQDDPYHANGISNSINSAIPINGNGSLVGQSLDPNNMIFQRTRSFSSAGQSNFVDTSLMKHNEVESSAMETLVRSKDGYLLGQQKQQDSYVSNNFGSLEDLEQDKVKLPEGDFGCGGYSLRTCI
- the LOC7489144 gene encoding two-component response regulator ARR12 isoform X1; the protein is MTVEQGIGDSNIDQFPIGMRVLAVDDDPTCLLLLETLLRRCQYTVTTTSQAITALSMLRENKNKFDLVISDVHMPDMDGFKLLELVGLEMDLPVIMLSANGDPKLVMKGITHGACDYLLKPVRIEELKNIWQHVIRRRKYDNKDRNSSDNRDKPNQGSSEAIPDQKLNKKRKDQNEDEDEDRDENEHENEDPATQKKPRVVWSVELHRKFVAAVNQLGIDKAVPKKILDLMNVEKLTRENVASHLQKYRLYLKRISTVANQQANMVAALGSSDASYLQMNSMNGMGLHNLAGSGQFHNTPFRSLPSSGMLSRLNSPAVLGIRGLPSPGVIRLGHVQSAPHSANGLSHFQPVGHPGNNGNILQGMPMSLELDQIQSNKGVNYVRELPTHLDDTASFPVSSGSTDMKIIAGSSNSPFVGVSGKPLMLEGHGQGLQDGQKFGNQSSLAAGSLDPGYSSHFPDHGRCNDNWSNAVQSNGVQSSSFTLNDCFKQSTLHPSSIRDSMSTMALQSRNNHCDVSSISTLPIHLQDSKADLQCQVATMSSDAGQIINNGQLGWDDHRQDDPYHANGISNSINSAIPINGNGSLVGQSLDPNNMIFQRTRSFSSAGQSNFVDTSLMKHNEVESSAMETLVRSKDGYLLGQQKQQDSYVSNNFGSLEDLVSVMVKQEQDKVKLPEGDFGCGGYSLRTCI